A single window of Populus nigra chromosome 17, ddPopNigr1.1, whole genome shotgun sequence DNA harbors:
- the LOC133677197 gene encoding probable LRR receptor-like serine/threonine-protein kinase At1g53430 isoform X5, with the protein MAKLFPKLVSFLAVLLLCQFGYVACQPTMKLKSTSRNATLPEGEEKALDDLLKTLEWGFHPNIARSACSSHFEYIKCDCNSTVCHVTRLTLPDQDLTGQINASALASLVYLKAIDLSKNQLHGSIPLTLVNLSSLTRIRLSRNFLNDSIPSSLGNLSSLKYMSLSYNKLSSQIPRELGNLSNLLYMYLDSNELTGQLPPELESLRSLGYLGLSSNNLSGPLPKNYANFTSELQWFNVAGNRLTGQVRSFIANWTGLVYLSLSGNDFEGELPLELLFNMSNLVYLYVSDVRSSAGFHFPKNATMKKIRRLVIRNCSISGEIPSYIGNWSSLTYLDLSFNSLTGGIPDSMKNLTLSKMFLTGNMLNGTVLPWLPHKIEDTADLSYNNFDDGPKKGEGKLNISEPNRTSIRDFKNKCGRKPKYDSLYINCGGGGTVFYGKEFEADNATSNYYESTKGNWAYSCSGDFGSETYDSSDYIKNMECGDCDSAETQLYNSSRLCPLSLTYYGFCLFKGNYTVKLYFAETVYQSDEDYSNLGKRVFDVYIQGNRTLKDFNIKEMASGTNKTWTQNFTALVGDDHLLTIHFFWAGKGTFQEPSFSYAPAALSLKGPLVSGISVTANFKVGKGPSPLQIAGIAVGSVFGSLLLSSYMWKMGWLQQNDLDDITIEVQGDEKSFSLKEIIDATRKFSPKMEIGRGRFGIVYEAELPNEIKLAVKKISPRSKQQGKDELQREIFNLKSLHHENLVQLLNGYSNKDLHLLVNEYMQKGSLQRALFEPNSTTKLDWKARFDICLGIARGLKYLHEEKRFKIVHGNIKPTNILLDNSLTAKLSDFGLATLCDEEDPFMTIEAKGSRVYMAPEYSMGKAINTVKADVYSFGVVLLEIVSGIVSAEYTPNQEEAKFLLDKASVLHDKGRILDLVDQKLASSYDRKQALTILHLAMKCVNLSPTLRPKMSEVVSILEGEISPQQISEGDDTPSVNIGGLYGVFSKVLEIDPIS; encoded by the exons ATGGCTAAGCTCTTTCCTAAGCTTGTTTCCTTTCTTGCcgttcttcttctttgtcaatTTGGTTATGTAGCCTGTCAACCAACGATGAAGCTAAAAAGTACAAGCAGAAACGCCACGTTGCCTGAAGGAGAAG AAAAGGCTTTGGATGACTTGTTGAAAACGTTAGAGTGGGGTTTTCATCCAAATATCGCACGCTCGGCTTGTTCCTCTCATTTTGAATACATCAAATGCGACTGCAACAGCACAGTTTGTCATGTCACCCGCCT AACGCTCCCAGACCAGGACTTGACTGGACAAATAAATGCTTCAGCCTTGGCTAGTCTCGTTTACCTAAAAGCAAT TGATTTGTCCAAGAATCAACTTCATGGTAGCATCCCTCTCACCTTGGTGAACTTGAGTTCACTCACCCGTAT CCGTCTCTCGAGAAACTTCCTCAATGACTCCATACCTTCATCTTTGGGGAATTTGTCGTCCCTCAAATATAT GAGTTTGTCGTATAATAAGTTATCAAGTCAAATCCCTAGAGAATTGGGCAACCTCTCTAATCTCCTATATAT GTACTTGGACTCCAATGAACTCACTGGTCAGCTTCCACCAGAACTTGAAAGTTTGAGATCTCTTGGTTATTT AGGGTTGAGCTCCAACAATTTGAGTGGACCACTGCCGAAAAATTACGCCAACTTTACTTCGGAATTGCAGTGGTT TAACGTAGCTGGGAACCGTTTGACCGGTCAAGTACGAAGTTTCATTGCGAATTGGACTGGACTCGTTTACCT GTCCCTCTCCGGGAATGATTTTGAAGGAGAGCTTCCTCTTGAACTTCTttttaacatgtcaaacctCGTATACTT GTATGTTAGTGATGTAAGAAGCTCGGCCGGTTTCCATTTCCCAAAAAACGCAACTATGAAGAAAATAAGACGGCT GGTGATAAGGAATTGCTCAATAAGTGGTGAAATCCCCTCGTACATTGGTAATTGGTCATCGTTAACATACCT AGACTTGAGCTTTAACAGCTTAACTGGTGGAATACCAGATTCCATGAAAAACCTGACTTTAAGTAAGAT gtTTCTCACAGGAAATATGCTTAATGGCACAGTACTTCCCTGGCTTCCTCATAAAATTGAGGACACGGC GGACTTGtcatataataattttgatgatgGTCCgaagaaaggagaaggaaagctgAACAT CAGTGAACCAAACAG GACTTCTATAcgtgatttcaaaaataaatgtgGGCGAAAACCAAAGT ACGATTCCTTATATATAAATTGTGGAGGAGGAGGCACAGTTTTTTATGGGAAAGAGTTTGAAGCAGATAATGCAACATCAAATTACTATGAATCTACAAAAGGAAATTGGGCTTATTCTTGTTCTGGAGACTTTGGTTCGGAAACTTATGATTCCAGTGATTACATAAAAAACATGGAATGTGGAGATTGTGATTCTGCTGAGACACAGTTATACAACTCAAGTCGCCTCTGCCCTCTTTCTCTGACATATTACGGCTTCTGtttatttaaaggaaattaCACTGTGAAACTTTACTTCGCTGAAACTGTTTATCAAAGTGATGAAGATTATTCGAATTTAGGGAAACGTGTTTTTGATGTATATATACAG GGGAATAGAACACTAAAAGACTTCAACATAAAAGAAATGGCCAGCGGCACCAATAAGACATGGACTCAAAATTTCACAGCACTTGTAGGAGATGATCATCTATTGACTATCCATTTTTTCTGGGCTGGCAAAGGAACTTTCCAGGAGCCAAGTTTTTCCTATGCACCTGCTGCACTGTCTTTAAAGGGACCCCTTGTGTCAGGCATTTCTGTAACTGCAA ACTTCAAAGTTGGCAAGGGACCATCTCCTTTACAAATTGCAGGGATTGCTGTAGGTTCAGTATTTGGTTCTCTACTTCTGTCGTCTTACATGTGGAAAATGGGCTGGCTGCAGCAAAATGATTTGGATG ATATAACTATAGAGGTCCAAGGAGATGAAAAATCTTTCTCCCTCAAAGAAATAATCGATGCTACTCGAAAATTTAGCCCCAAAATGGAGATTGGCAGGGGACGCTTTGGAATAGTATACGAG GCTGAATTGCCGAACGAGATAAAATTAGCAGTGAAGAAGATTTCTCCTCGTTCAAAGCAACAAGGAAAAGATGAATTACAAAGGGAAATCTTCAACCTGAAATCTTTGCATCATGAGAATCTTGTTCAATTGTTGAATGGCTATTCTAATAAAGACCTGCATCTGCTAGTAAATGAATATATGCAGAAAGGCTCCCTTCAACGTGCGTTGTTTG AACCAAATTCCACGACAAAACTTGATTGGAAAGCTAGATTTGATATTTGTTTGGGAATAGCAAGAGGTTTGAAGTATTTACATGAAGAGAAAAGGTTCAAGATTGTTCATGGAAACATAAAACCTACTAATATTTTGCTTGATAACTCTCTTACGGCCAAGTTGTCTGACTTTGGATTGGCAACGCTTTGTGATGAGGAAGATCCATTTATGACCATCGAAGCAAAAGGGTCGCG AGTTTACATGGCACCTGAGTATTCAATGGGAAAAGCAATAAATACTGTTAAAGCTGATGTTTACAGTTTCGGAGTTGTCCTACTCGAAATAGTTAGCGGGATAGTTAGTGCAGAATATACACCCAATCAAGAAGAAGCTAAGTTTCTTCTGGATAAA GCTAGCGTTTTGCACGATAAGGGAAGAATCCTTGACTTGGTGGACCAGAAATTAGCATCCAGTTACGACAGAAAGCAGGCTCTTACTATTTTGCACTTGGCAATGAAGTGCGTTAATCTGTCCCCTACTCTCAGGCCTAAAATGTCCGAAGTCGTCAGTATACTTGAAGGTGAGATAAGCCCTCAACAGATTTCTGAAGGCGATGATACTCCATCAGTAAATATTGGAGGACTATACGGTGTGTTTTCCAAGGTGTTGGAAATAGATCCAATTTCTTAG
- the LOC133677197 gene encoding probable LRR receptor-like serine/threonine-protein kinase At1g53430 isoform X3 — MAKLFPKLVSFLAVLLLCQFGYVACQPTMKLKSTSRNATLPEGEEKALDDLLKTLEWGFHPNIARSACSSHFEYIKCDCNSTVCHVTRLTLPDQDLTGQINASALASLVYLKAIDLSKNQLHGSIPLTLVNLSSLTRIDLSTNFLSGSIPPSLGNLSSLKYLRLSRNFLNDSIPSSLGNLSSLKYMSLSYNKLSSQIPRELGNLSNLLYMYLDSNELTGQLPPELESLRSLGYLGLSSNNLSGPLPKNYANFTSELQCNVAGNRLTGQVRSFIANWTGLVYLSLSGNDFEGELPLELLFNMSNLVYLYVSDVRSSAGFHFPKNATMKKIRRLVIRNCSISGEIPSYIGNWSSLTYLDLSFNSLTGGIPDSMKNLTLSKMFLTGNMLNGTVLPWLPHKIEDTADLSYNNFDDGPKKGEGKLNISEPNRTSIRDFKNKCGRKPKYDSLYINCGGGGTVFYGKEFEADNATSNYYESTKGNWAYSCSGDFGSETYDSSDYIKNMECGDCDSAETQLYNSSRLCPLSLTYYGFCLFKGNYTVKLYFAETVYQSDEDYSNLGKRVFDVYIQGNRTLKDFNIKEMASGTNKTWTQNFTALVGDDHLLTIHFFWAGKGTFQEPSFSYAPAALSLKGPLVSGISVTANFKVGKGPSPLQIAGIAVGSVFGSLLLSSYMWKMGWLQQNDLDDITIEVQGDEKSFSLKEIIDATRKFSPKMEIGRGRFGIVYEAELPNEIKLAVKKISPRSKQQGKDELQREIFNLKSLHHENLVQLLNGYSNKDLHLLVNEYMQKGSLQRALFEPNSTTKLDWKARFDICLGIARGLKYLHEEKRFKIVHGNIKPTNILLDNSLTAKLSDFGLATLCDEEDPFMTIEAKGSRVYMAPEYSMGKAINTVKADVYSFGVVLLEIVSGIVSAEYTPNQEEAKFLLDKASVLHDKGRILDLVDQKLASSYDRKQALTILHLAMKCVNLSPTLRPKMSEVVSILEGEISPQQISEGDDTPSVNIGGLYGVFSKVLEIDPIS; from the exons ATGGCTAAGCTCTTTCCTAAGCTTGTTTCCTTTCTTGCcgttcttcttctttgtcaatTTGGTTATGTAGCCTGTCAACCAACGATGAAGCTAAAAAGTACAAGCAGAAACGCCACGTTGCCTGAAGGAGAAG AAAAGGCTTTGGATGACTTGTTGAAAACGTTAGAGTGGGGTTTTCATCCAAATATCGCACGCTCGGCTTGTTCCTCTCATTTTGAATACATCAAATGCGACTGCAACAGCACAGTTTGTCATGTCACCCGCCT AACGCTCCCAGACCAGGACTTGACTGGACAAATAAATGCTTCAGCCTTGGCTAGTCTCGTTTACCTAAAAGCAAT TGATTTGTCCAAGAATCAACTTCATGGTAGCATCCCTCTCACCTTGGTGAACTTGAGTTCACTCACCCGTAT CGATCTCTCCACGAACTTTCTCAGTGGCTCCATACCTCCATCCTTAGGGAATTTGTCGTCCCTCAAATATCT CCGTCTCTCGAGAAACTTCCTCAATGACTCCATACCTTCATCTTTGGGGAATTTGTCGTCCCTCAAATATAT GAGTTTGTCGTATAATAAGTTATCAAGTCAAATCCCTAGAGAATTGGGCAACCTCTCTAATCTCCTATATAT GTACTTGGACTCCAATGAACTCACTGGTCAGCTTCCACCAGAACTTGAAAGTTTGAGATCTCTTGGTTATTT AGGGTTGAGCTCCAACAATTTGAGTGGACCACTGCCGAAAAATTACGCCAACTTTACTTCGGAATTGCAGTG TAACGTAGCTGGGAACCGTTTGACCGGTCAAGTACGAAGTTTCATTGCGAATTGGACTGGACTCGTTTACCT GTCCCTCTCCGGGAATGATTTTGAAGGAGAGCTTCCTCTTGAACTTCTttttaacatgtcaaacctCGTATACTT GTATGTTAGTGATGTAAGAAGCTCGGCCGGTTTCCATTTCCCAAAAAACGCAACTATGAAGAAAATAAGACGGCT GGTGATAAGGAATTGCTCAATAAGTGGTGAAATCCCCTCGTACATTGGTAATTGGTCATCGTTAACATACCT AGACTTGAGCTTTAACAGCTTAACTGGTGGAATACCAGATTCCATGAAAAACCTGACTTTAAGTAAGAT gtTTCTCACAGGAAATATGCTTAATGGCACAGTACTTCCCTGGCTTCCTCATAAAATTGAGGACACGGC GGACTTGtcatataataattttgatgatgGTCCgaagaaaggagaaggaaagctgAACAT CAGTGAACCAAACAG GACTTCTATAcgtgatttcaaaaataaatgtgGGCGAAAACCAAAGT ACGATTCCTTATATATAAATTGTGGAGGAGGAGGCACAGTTTTTTATGGGAAAGAGTTTGAAGCAGATAATGCAACATCAAATTACTATGAATCTACAAAAGGAAATTGGGCTTATTCTTGTTCTGGAGACTTTGGTTCGGAAACTTATGATTCCAGTGATTACATAAAAAACATGGAATGTGGAGATTGTGATTCTGCTGAGACACAGTTATACAACTCAAGTCGCCTCTGCCCTCTTTCTCTGACATATTACGGCTTCTGtttatttaaaggaaattaCACTGTGAAACTTTACTTCGCTGAAACTGTTTATCAAAGTGATGAAGATTATTCGAATTTAGGGAAACGTGTTTTTGATGTATATATACAG GGGAATAGAACACTAAAAGACTTCAACATAAAAGAAATGGCCAGCGGCACCAATAAGACATGGACTCAAAATTTCACAGCACTTGTAGGAGATGATCATCTATTGACTATCCATTTTTTCTGGGCTGGCAAAGGAACTTTCCAGGAGCCAAGTTTTTCCTATGCACCTGCTGCACTGTCTTTAAAGGGACCCCTTGTGTCAGGCATTTCTGTAACTGCAA ACTTCAAAGTTGGCAAGGGACCATCTCCTTTACAAATTGCAGGGATTGCTGTAGGTTCAGTATTTGGTTCTCTACTTCTGTCGTCTTACATGTGGAAAATGGGCTGGCTGCAGCAAAATGATTTGGATG ATATAACTATAGAGGTCCAAGGAGATGAAAAATCTTTCTCCCTCAAAGAAATAATCGATGCTACTCGAAAATTTAGCCCCAAAATGGAGATTGGCAGGGGACGCTTTGGAATAGTATACGAG GCTGAATTGCCGAACGAGATAAAATTAGCAGTGAAGAAGATTTCTCCTCGTTCAAAGCAACAAGGAAAAGATGAATTACAAAGGGAAATCTTCAACCTGAAATCTTTGCATCATGAGAATCTTGTTCAATTGTTGAATGGCTATTCTAATAAAGACCTGCATCTGCTAGTAAATGAATATATGCAGAAAGGCTCCCTTCAACGTGCGTTGTTTG AACCAAATTCCACGACAAAACTTGATTGGAAAGCTAGATTTGATATTTGTTTGGGAATAGCAAGAGGTTTGAAGTATTTACATGAAGAGAAAAGGTTCAAGATTGTTCATGGAAACATAAAACCTACTAATATTTTGCTTGATAACTCTCTTACGGCCAAGTTGTCTGACTTTGGATTGGCAACGCTTTGTGATGAGGAAGATCCATTTATGACCATCGAAGCAAAAGGGTCGCG AGTTTACATGGCACCTGAGTATTCAATGGGAAAAGCAATAAATACTGTTAAAGCTGATGTTTACAGTTTCGGAGTTGTCCTACTCGAAATAGTTAGCGGGATAGTTAGTGCAGAATATACACCCAATCAAGAAGAAGCTAAGTTTCTTCTGGATAAA GCTAGCGTTTTGCACGATAAGGGAAGAATCCTTGACTTGGTGGACCAGAAATTAGCATCCAGTTACGACAGAAAGCAGGCTCTTACTATTTTGCACTTGGCAATGAAGTGCGTTAATCTGTCCCCTACTCTCAGGCCTAAAATGTCCGAAGTCGTCAGTATACTTGAAGGTGAGATAAGCCCTCAACAGATTTCTGAAGGCGATGATACTCCATCAGTAAATATTGGAGGACTATACGGTGTGTTTTCCAAGGTGTTGGAAATAGATCCAATTTCTTAG
- the LOC133677197 gene encoding probable LRR receptor-like serine/threonine-protein kinase At1g53430 isoform X6 — MAKLFPKLVSFLAVLLLCQFGYVACQPTMKLKSTSRNATLPEGEEKALDDLLKTLEWGFHPNIARSACSSHFEYIKCDCNSTVCHVTRLTLPDQDLTGQINASALASLVYLKAIDLSKNQLHGSIPLTLVNLSSLTRIDLSTNFLSGSIPPSLGNLSSLKYLRLSRNFLNDSIPSSLGNLSSLKYMSLSYNKLSSQIPRELGNLSNLLYMYLDSNELTGQLPPELESLRSLGYLGLSSNNLSGPLPKNYANFTSELQWFNVAGNRLTGQVRSFIANWTGLVYLSLSGNDFEGELPLELLFNMSNLVYLYVSDVRSSAGFHFPKNATMKKIRRLVIRNCSISGEIPSYIGNWSSLTYLDLSFNSLTGGIPDSMKNLTLSKMFLTGNMLNGTVLPWLPHKIEDTADLSYNNFDDGPKKGEGKLNISEPNRTSIRDFKNKCGRKPKYDSLYINCGGGGTVFYGKEFEADNATSNYYESTKGNWAYSCSGDFGSETYDSSDYIKNMECGDCDSAETQLYNSSRLCPLSLTYYGFCLFKGNYTVKLYFAETVYQSDEDYSNLGKRVFDVYIQEPSFSYAPAALSLKGPLVSGISVTANFKVGKGPSPLQIAGIAVGSVFGSLLLSSYMWKMGWLQQNDLDDITIEVQGDEKSFSLKEIIDATRKFSPKMEIGRGRFGIVYEAELPNEIKLAVKKISPRSKQQGKDELQREIFNLKSLHHENLVQLLNGYSNKDLHLLVNEYMQKGSLQRALFEPNSTTKLDWKARFDICLGIARGLKYLHEEKRFKIVHGNIKPTNILLDNSLTAKLSDFGLATLCDEEDPFMTIEAKGSRVYMAPEYSMGKAINTVKADVYSFGVVLLEIVSGIVSAEYTPNQEEAKFLLDKASVLHDKGRILDLVDQKLASSYDRKQALTILHLAMKCVNLSPTLRPKMSEVVSILEGEISPQQISEGDDTPSVNIGGLYGVFSKVLEIDPIS, encoded by the exons ATGGCTAAGCTCTTTCCTAAGCTTGTTTCCTTTCTTGCcgttcttcttctttgtcaatTTGGTTATGTAGCCTGTCAACCAACGATGAAGCTAAAAAGTACAAGCAGAAACGCCACGTTGCCTGAAGGAGAAG AAAAGGCTTTGGATGACTTGTTGAAAACGTTAGAGTGGGGTTTTCATCCAAATATCGCACGCTCGGCTTGTTCCTCTCATTTTGAATACATCAAATGCGACTGCAACAGCACAGTTTGTCATGTCACCCGCCT AACGCTCCCAGACCAGGACTTGACTGGACAAATAAATGCTTCAGCCTTGGCTAGTCTCGTTTACCTAAAAGCAAT TGATTTGTCCAAGAATCAACTTCATGGTAGCATCCCTCTCACCTTGGTGAACTTGAGTTCACTCACCCGTAT CGATCTCTCCACGAACTTTCTCAGTGGCTCCATACCTCCATCCTTAGGGAATTTGTCGTCCCTCAAATATCT CCGTCTCTCGAGAAACTTCCTCAATGACTCCATACCTTCATCTTTGGGGAATTTGTCGTCCCTCAAATATAT GAGTTTGTCGTATAATAAGTTATCAAGTCAAATCCCTAGAGAATTGGGCAACCTCTCTAATCTCCTATATAT GTACTTGGACTCCAATGAACTCACTGGTCAGCTTCCACCAGAACTTGAAAGTTTGAGATCTCTTGGTTATTT AGGGTTGAGCTCCAACAATTTGAGTGGACCACTGCCGAAAAATTACGCCAACTTTACTTCGGAATTGCAGTGGTT TAACGTAGCTGGGAACCGTTTGACCGGTCAAGTACGAAGTTTCATTGCGAATTGGACTGGACTCGTTTACCT GTCCCTCTCCGGGAATGATTTTGAAGGAGAGCTTCCTCTTGAACTTCTttttaacatgtcaaacctCGTATACTT GTATGTTAGTGATGTAAGAAGCTCGGCCGGTTTCCATTTCCCAAAAAACGCAACTATGAAGAAAATAAGACGGCT GGTGATAAGGAATTGCTCAATAAGTGGTGAAATCCCCTCGTACATTGGTAATTGGTCATCGTTAACATACCT AGACTTGAGCTTTAACAGCTTAACTGGTGGAATACCAGATTCCATGAAAAACCTGACTTTAAGTAAGAT gtTTCTCACAGGAAATATGCTTAATGGCACAGTACTTCCCTGGCTTCCTCATAAAATTGAGGACACGGC GGACTTGtcatataataattttgatgatgGTCCgaagaaaggagaaggaaagctgAACAT CAGTGAACCAAACAG GACTTCTATAcgtgatttcaaaaataaatgtgGGCGAAAACCAAAGT ACGATTCCTTATATATAAATTGTGGAGGAGGAGGCACAGTTTTTTATGGGAAAGAGTTTGAAGCAGATAATGCAACATCAAATTACTATGAATCTACAAAAGGAAATTGGGCTTATTCTTGTTCTGGAGACTTTGGTTCGGAAACTTATGATTCCAGTGATTACATAAAAAACATGGAATGTGGAGATTGTGATTCTGCTGAGACACAGTTATACAACTCAAGTCGCCTCTGCCCTCTTTCTCTGACATATTACGGCTTCTGtttatttaaaggaaattaCACTGTGAAACTTTACTTCGCTGAAACTGTTTATCAAAGTGATGAAGATTATTCGAATTTAGGGAAACGTGTTTTTGATGTATATATACAG GAGCCAAGTTTTTCCTATGCACCTGCTGCACTGTCTTTAAAGGGACCCCTTGTGTCAGGCATTTCTGTAACTGCAA ACTTCAAAGTTGGCAAGGGACCATCTCCTTTACAAATTGCAGGGATTGCTGTAGGTTCAGTATTTGGTTCTCTACTTCTGTCGTCTTACATGTGGAAAATGGGCTGGCTGCAGCAAAATGATTTGGATG ATATAACTATAGAGGTCCAAGGAGATGAAAAATCTTTCTCCCTCAAAGAAATAATCGATGCTACTCGAAAATTTAGCCCCAAAATGGAGATTGGCAGGGGACGCTTTGGAATAGTATACGAG GCTGAATTGCCGAACGAGATAAAATTAGCAGTGAAGAAGATTTCTCCTCGTTCAAAGCAACAAGGAAAAGATGAATTACAAAGGGAAATCTTCAACCTGAAATCTTTGCATCATGAGAATCTTGTTCAATTGTTGAATGGCTATTCTAATAAAGACCTGCATCTGCTAGTAAATGAATATATGCAGAAAGGCTCCCTTCAACGTGCGTTGTTTG AACCAAATTCCACGACAAAACTTGATTGGAAAGCTAGATTTGATATTTGTTTGGGAATAGCAAGAGGTTTGAAGTATTTACATGAAGAGAAAAGGTTCAAGATTGTTCATGGAAACATAAAACCTACTAATATTTTGCTTGATAACTCTCTTACGGCCAAGTTGTCTGACTTTGGATTGGCAACGCTTTGTGATGAGGAAGATCCATTTATGACCATCGAAGCAAAAGGGTCGCG AGTTTACATGGCACCTGAGTATTCAATGGGAAAAGCAATAAATACTGTTAAAGCTGATGTTTACAGTTTCGGAGTTGTCCTACTCGAAATAGTTAGCGGGATAGTTAGTGCAGAATATACACCCAATCAAGAAGAAGCTAAGTTTCTTCTGGATAAA GCTAGCGTTTTGCACGATAAGGGAAGAATCCTTGACTTGGTGGACCAGAAATTAGCATCCAGTTACGACAGAAAGCAGGCTCTTACTATTTTGCACTTGGCAATGAAGTGCGTTAATCTGTCCCCTACTCTCAGGCCTAAAATGTCCGAAGTCGTCAGTATACTTGAAGGTGAGATAAGCCCTCAACAGATTTCTGAAGGCGATGATACTCCATCAGTAAATATTGGAGGACTATACGGTGTGTTTTCCAAGGTGTTGGAAATAGATCCAATTTCTTAG